One segment of Clostridium botulinum DNA contains the following:
- a CDS encoding DUF350 domain-containing protein, which translates to MHEILYNAGLSVTFGVVGIILLIIGYCAFDKVLTKIDFTEELKNKNIAVAIVIAGFMIAIGVIISGVVS; encoded by the coding sequence ATGCATGAAATATTATATAATGCTGGATTAAGTGTTACATTTGGAGTGGTAGGGATTATACTATTGATTATTGGATATTGTGCTTTTGATAAAGTTCTTACTAAAATTGATTTTACAGAGGAATTAAAGAATAAGAACATAGCAGTAGCCATTGTTATAGCTGGATTTATGATAGCTATTGGAGTTATAATTTCGGGTGTTGTATCATAG
- the ilvA gene encoding threonine ammonia-lyase, with amino-acid sequence MMTLEKFEQAYETVQKVILQTNLVYSDYYSDCIGNKVYLKPENLQKTGAYKIRGAYYKISTLTDEERNKGLITASAGNHAQGVAYAAQLYNANAVIVMPTTTPLIKVNRTKSYGAEVILYGDIYDEACNYALELAKEKGYTFIHPFDDLDVATGQGSIAMEILKELPTVDIILVPIGGGGLATGVSTLAKLLNPNIKVIGVEPYGANCMEASLNAGHIVTLPKVDTIADGTAVKTPGTNIFPYIKKNIDEIITIKDHELIVAFLDMLENHKMLAENSGLLTVAALKHLNVKGKNIVSIISGGNMDVITFASLVQHGLIERERICALSVLLPDKPGELTNVSKVIAEAQGNIIRLDHNQFVSINRNSAVELKITMETFGPEHKNSIIKALKDNGYDPNVLKPKNIYQ; translated from the coding sequence ATGATGACATTAGAGAAGTTTGAACAAGCATATGAGACAGTACAAAAAGTAATATTACAAACGAATTTAGTTTATAGTGATTATTATTCTGATTGTATTGGAAATAAAGTATACTTGAAACCTGAAAATTTACAAAAAACTGGGGCTTATAAAATTAGAGGTGCTTATTACAAAATTAGTACCCTTACTGATGAAGAAAGAAATAAGGGCTTAATAACAGCATCTGCTGGTAATCATGCTCAAGGTGTTGCATATGCTGCTCAATTATACAATGCCAATGCTGTAATTGTAATGCCAACTACTACTCCACTTATAAAAGTAAACCGTACAAAATCATATGGTGCTGAGGTAATATTATATGGCGATATTTATGATGAGGCTTGTAATTATGCTTTAGAACTTGCAAAAGAAAAAGGCTATACATTTATTCATCCTTTTGATGATTTAGATGTTGCGACCGGTCAAGGTTCTATTGCCATGGAAATACTAAAAGAATTACCTACAGTTGATATAATTTTAGTTCCAATCGGTGGCGGTGGTCTTGCAACTGGTGTTTCTACTTTAGCTAAACTTCTTAATCCTAATATTAAGGTTATAGGAGTTGAACCTTATGGTGCTAATTGCATGGAAGCTTCACTAAACGCTGGGCATATCGTAACCCTTCCAAAAGTTGATACTATAGCAGATGGTACTGCTGTAAAAACTCCTGGAACTAATATTTTTCCATATATCAAAAAAAATATAGATGAGATTATAACCATTAAAGATCATGAATTAATAGTTGCATTCTTAGATATGTTAGAAAATCATAAAATGCTTGCAGAAAATTCTGGTTTACTAACAGTTGCCGCACTAAAGCATTTAAATGTAAAAGGTAAAAATATTGTATCAATCATAAGCGGTGGAAATATGGATGTAATAACTTTTGCATCTTTAGTACAACATGGCTTAATAGAACGAGAACGTATTTGTGCATTATCTGTTTTGCTTCCTGATAAACCTGGCGAACTAACAAATGTATCTAAAGTAATTGCTGAAGCTCAAGGAAATATTATAAGACTTGACCATAATCAATTTGTCAGTATAAATAGAAATAGTGCTGTTGAACTTAAAATAACAATGGAGACTTTTGGTCCTGAACATAAAAATTCAATAATAAAAGCCTTAAAAGACAATGGATATGATCCTAACGTTTTAAAACCTAAAAATATTTATCAATAA
- a CDS encoding thioredoxin family protein: MKILKSKIEAEEFIKENNMAVVYFSTNTCGACVILKEKIKQLLYEYRNIKICEVLVDESIEVATSFDVYSVPIMIFFIDGKEVFRESKYASVEEIKKKIDRYYTLYF; this comes from the coding sequence ATGAAGATATTAAAAAGTAAAATAGAAGCCGAAGAGTTTATAAAAGAAAATAATATGGCTGTAGTATATTTTTCTACTAATACTTGTGGAGCATGTGTTATTTTAAAAGAAAAAATTAAACAATTACTTTATGAATATAGAAATATTAAAATATGTGAAGTTTTAGTTGATGAGTCAATTGAAGTGGCAACTTCTTTTGATGTATATTCTGTACCTATAATGATATTTTTTATTGATGGAAAAGAAGTGTTTAGAGAGTCAAAATATGCTAGCGTTGAGGAAATTAAGAAAAAAATAGATAGATATTATACTTTATATTTCTAA
- a CDS encoding glutathionylspermidine synthase family protein yields the protein MKNQLKYTEDILFNNYMVSSLGEEYVHSQIPFFIEKNICEDMIFYSERINHMALDILENINGKHKKLLEYFDDFPLRNKIFKLKCPISPMYWSRYDTFVDINNHVYFAEFNYDKPCGQKEIHLAERCNFNGNLNEGFIKRLVNTLLKISDVYCDGNEKINIGFLIDPCHYEELHHSYYFKEILKNTNINIVQVGNNNLSVKDGYVYGYSKIKLQIILRLFPTEFFYEINNIEDILDSFNEGKVLIINDPRIIAIQAKGFFAYLWDLIKNNSNFICEYDKNIIRKSIPYTEIFKSKKLKTTLENKDNYVVKSSLGRYSQEVYIGKSYKHNAWEDEINNILRKDKIHIVQKLINIRQEYTYAPDFKNTNIPILAYGNFGVYLMDKKVEGFLVRWSKDLLTDDNYTWMSPLGTRDCLLEIEKNNFISEKSRINIYEELNEELSFKYNFTGAYSNINEYISLDIMTVTNELYNEIKTTSRTFCEILKKIYPYIQKNIKLFGPILGIPEDLYKIISQSYTTTLCALGRIDFALDNYGDLKILEFNSETPAGIVESIGINSIIKKRFDLKYINPNEDLRYDIKNTLLYIIEEIKQLKEIKNIAVVTSWYYEDIYTTNILCEILKELDNYNIIFGNIYDLDVKNHKIYLYGEEIHAIYRYYPLDWFYYDEEMKRLIEPLSHDTYLINSGHTLIVQSKAFFAVLHEIVNKGIISKEEEEFIVKYIPYTSLEKDKKLSYDYLIKPYLSREGDGVHLDYEYTYNNNDDVIFQDRVNIKPIKMELHSVSIKENKYQFPILGAYITNDKFSGIYTRMGDIITDKNARYISTYIK from the coding sequence ATGAAAAATCAACTAAAATATACTGAGGATATTTTATTTAATAATTATATGGTTAGTTCTTTAGGAGAGGAATATGTTCATTCACAAATACCATTTTTTATTGAGAAGAATATATGTGAAGATATGATTTTTTACAGTGAGAGAATTAATCATATGGCATTAGATATATTAGAAAATATTAATGGAAAGCATAAAAAACTTTTAGAGTATTTTGATGATTTTCCTTTAAGGAATAAGATATTTAAATTAAAGTGTCCTATATCTCCTATGTATTGGAGTAGATATGACACATTCGTAGATATTAATAACCATGTTTATTTTGCAGAATTTAATTATGATAAGCCTTGTGGACAAAAAGAGATTCATTTAGCAGAGAGATGTAATTTTAATGGAAACTTAAATGAAGGATTTATTAAAAGGTTAGTTAACACATTACTTAAAATAAGTGATGTATATTGTGATGGAAATGAAAAAATTAATATAGGATTTTTAATTGATCCTTGTCATTATGAAGAATTGCATCATAGTTATTATTTTAAGGAAATTTTAAAAAATACAAATATAAATATAGTACAAGTCGGAAATAATAATTTGAGTGTTAAAGATGGATATGTATATGGATACTCTAAAATAAAATTACAAATTATTTTAAGATTGTTTCCAACAGAATTTTTTTATGAAATCAATAATATAGAAGATATATTAGATTCATTTAATGAAGGTAAAGTTTTGATAATAAATGATCCCAGAATAATTGCAATTCAGGCAAAAGGATTTTTTGCTTATTTATGGGATTTAATAAAAAATAATTCTAATTTTATTTGTGAATATGACAAAAATATAATAAGAAAAAGTATACCTTATACAGAAATTTTCAAATCTAAAAAATTAAAAACTACTCTAGAAAATAAAGATAATTATGTAGTGAAGTCTTCTCTTGGAAGATATAGTCAAGAGGTTTATATCGGAAAGTCTTATAAACATAATGCATGGGAAGATGAAATAAATAATATTTTAAGGAAAGATAAGATTCATATAGTCCAAAAGTTAATTAATATAAGACAAGAATATACATATGCACCAGATTTTAAAAATACTAATATACCAATATTAGCATATGGAAATTTTGGTGTTTATTTAATGGATAAAAAGGTTGAGGGATTTCTTGTTAGATGGAGTAAAGACTTATTAACAGATGATAATTATACATGGATGTCACCTTTGGGAACAAGGGATTGTCTACTAGAAATAGAAAAAAATAATTTTATTAGTGAAAAAAGTAGAATTAATATATATGAGGAATTAAATGAGGAGCTTTCATTTAAGTATAATTTTACTGGAGCATATTCTAATATTAATGAGTATATTTCTTTAGATATAATGACAGTGACAAATGAGTTATATAATGAAATAAAAACAACAAGTAGGACTTTTTGTGAAATATTAAAAAAGATATATCCATATATCCAAAAAAATATTAAACTTTTTGGACCAATTTTGGGTATACCTGAAGATTTGTATAAAATTATATCTCAATCTTATACAACGACTCTTTGTGCATTAGGTAGAATTGATTTTGCATTAGATAACTATGGCGATTTAAAGATATTGGAGTTTAATTCAGAAACACCAGCTGGAATAGTAGAATCTATAGGTATAAATTCAATAATTAAAAAAAGGTTTGATTTAAAATATATTAATCCAAATGAGGACTTAAGGTATGATATAAAAAACACATTACTTTATATTATAGAGGAAATAAAGCAATTAAAAGAAATTAAAAATATTGCAGTTGTAACTTCCTGGTATTATGAAGATATATATACAACAAATATACTATGTGAAATTTTAAAAGAATTAGATAATTATAATATTATATTTGGCAATATATATGATTTAGATGTTAAAAATCATAAGATATATCTTTATGGAGAAGAAATTCATGCTATATATAGATATTATCCATTAGATTGGTTTTATTATGATGAAGAAATGAAAAGATTAATAGAGCCATTGAGTCATGACACTTATTTAATTAATTCAGGTCATACTCTTATAGTTCAATCAAAAGCATTTTTTGCAGTATTACATGAAATTGTTAATAAAGGAATTATATCAAAGGAAGAAGAAGAGTTTATTGTAAAGTATATACCGTACACATCTTTAGAAAAGGATAAAAAACTTTCATATGATTATTTAATTAAGCCATATTTATCGCGAGAAGGTGACGGAGTACACTTAGATTATGAATATACATATAATAATAATGATGATGTGATATTTCAAGATAGAGTAAATATAAAACCAATTAAGATGGAATTACATTCTGTTAGTATTAAGGAAAATAAATACCAATTTCCTATTTTAGGAGCTTACATAACAAATGATAAGTTTTCAGGAATATATACAAGAATGGGAGATATTATAACAGACAAAAATGCTAGATATATTTCAACATATATAAAATAA
- a CDS encoding methyl-accepting chemotaxis protein, with amino-acid sequence MKKISTKIITAILFFCLVTSVIVTTTNGILSKRTLRVESENTLMEISKNNAQNVNEGLISTKNYTDNIVNLLSTTLNIDMLSTDDKYIDNFISTINPFIQKLISDNDKLLGISLIINPELTPSMHQLVLERKIGASEISQIDKFKKEEFYESNPDMQWYYNPVKAKNAVWSDPHTDRSSDSMRIAYTKPIYIDNMLIGVVAVDLFFDNYKDMINDVSVYNDGHAFLLNENGDYLVDKTYTEKDNIKSVLGDNINVTSNISGVQYYNKNNINSVLAYSKLMNSNIMVISADEDDIFMDINRSIRLSVLITFIVCIIVSIIALIIGRKISNPIIFITKLVNITSTLDFSEDNKFSEINKFKDETGIIGRAVLNLRKIIKGTLIDIKSCSDDTSINSNNLKLITEKLEESVGAINETVLELSKGAEEQAMEAQVGSEKLTELSEEVENIIEITKEFNEHFFKSKEYNDKAVNSIDKLIEKIEITTEIGNKTNESVCELSDKSSLIGEIISTIDNISGQTNLLALNAAIEAARAGEAGRGFGVVADEIRKLSEQTAEATKKIESIINEIRFEIETTKDNMEKSTENIFEVNEFMSDSKKSFNDIKDSFEVMANKMNNLVENINRVDSSKETVVNAIQGITAICEESAAATEQVSATIHEQLSSVNHVKSTSEDLNKLVEKLEFMISKFKI; translated from the coding sequence ATGAAAAAAATATCGACAAAAATAATCACAGCTATTTTGTTTTTTTGTTTAGTAACATCTGTAATAGTAACTACAACAAATGGAATACTAAGTAAAAGAACTCTAAGAGTAGAATCGGAAAATACATTAATGGAAATATCAAAAAATAATGCTCAAAATGTAAACGAGGGACTTATATCAACCAAAAATTATACAGATAACATAGTAAATTTATTATCAACTACATTAAATATTGATATGTTATCTACGGATGATAAATATATAGATAACTTTATAAGTACTATTAATCCATTCATTCAAAAATTAATTTCAGATAATGATAAATTATTAGGAATTTCACTTATAATTAATCCAGAGTTAACTCCAAGTATGCATCAATTAGTTTTAGAAAGAAAAATTGGGGCAAGTGAAATATCTCAAATAGACAAATTTAAAAAAGAAGAATTTTATGAATCTAATCCAGATATGCAATGGTATTATAATCCTGTAAAAGCTAAAAATGCCGTATGGAGTGATCCACATACTGATAGAAGTTCAGATAGTATGAGAATTGCATATACCAAGCCTATATATATAGATAATATGTTGATAGGGGTAGTGGCAGTAGATCTATTTTTTGATAATTATAAAGATATGATAAATGACGTTTCTGTATACAATGATGGACATGCATTTTTGCTTAATGAAAATGGTGATTATTTAGTAGATAAAACATATACAGAAAAAGATAATATAAAATCGGTATTAGGTGATAATATAAATGTTACTTCTAATATAAGTGGAGTACAGTATTATAATAAGAATAATATTAATTCTGTATTAGCATACTCTAAATTGATGAATAGTAATATTATGGTAATAAGCGCCGATGAAGATGATATTTTTATGGATATAAATAGAAGTATTAGGCTATCTGTATTAATAACATTTATAGTATGTATTATCGTTTCAATAATAGCATTAATTATTGGAAGAAAGATTAGTAATCCAATTATATTTATAACTAAGCTTGTAAATATTACATCTACCCTTGATTTTAGTGAGGATAATAAGTTTTCAGAAATAAATAAATTTAAAGATGAAACTGGAATAATAGGAAGAGCGGTTTTAAATTTACGAAAGATAATAAAAGGAACATTAATTGATATAAAATCTTGTTCAGATGATACATCGATTAATTCTAATAATTTAAAATTAATTACTGAAAAATTAGAAGAATCAGTTGGTGCAATTAACGAAACAGTATTAGAGTTATCCAAGGGAGCAGAAGAACAAGCCATGGAAGCTCAAGTAGGATCAGAAAAGTTAACAGAACTATCTGAAGAAGTAGAAAATATAATTGAAATAACAAAAGAATTTAATGAACATTTCTTTAAATCAAAAGAATATAATGACAAAGCAGTTAATTCAATAGATAAATTAATAGAAAAGATTGAAATAACAACTGAAATAGGAAATAAAACTAATGAGAGTGTTTGTGAATTATCTGATAAATCATCATTGATAGGTGAAATTATTTCAACAATAGATAATATATCGGGGCAAACTAATCTTTTAGCTTTAAATGCAGCTATAGAAGCTGCAAGAGCTGGAGAAGCAGGTAGAGGGTTTGGTGTGGTAGCTGATGAAATAAGAAAATTATCTGAACAGACAGCAGAGGCAACAAAGAAAATTGAATCAATAATAAATGAAATAAGATTTGAGATTGAAACAACTAAAGATAATATGGAAAAATCTACAGAAAATATTTTTGAAGTAAATGAATTTATGAGTGATTCTAAAAAATCTTTTAATGATATAAAAGATTCATTTGAAGTTATGGCTAACAAAATGAATAATTTAGTAGAAAATATTAATAGAGTTGACAGTAGTAAGGAAACAGTAGTAAATGCAATACAAGGAATAACAGCTATTTGTGAGGAATCAGCAGCAGCTACTGAACAGGTTTCGGCAACAATACATGAACAATTAAGTTCAGTAAATCATGTTAAAAGTACTTCGGAAGATTTAAATAAATTAGTAGAGAAGCTTGAATTTATGATATCAAAATTTAAAATATAA